A genome region from Bradyrhizobium sp. WSM1417 includes the following:
- a CDS encoding cytochrome P450: MNIQAPVQVDKAERMRRAREEAYATPLAQFHPGAPRLFQDDTLWPWFERLRKEEPVHYCTNAPIEPYWSVVKYDDIMHVDTNHGLFSSDSTLGGIGIRDVPEGYDWPSFIAMDQPRHSSQRKTVSPMFTPTHLDELAKLIRQRSQTVLDNLPRNETFNFVERVSIELTTQMLATLFDFPWEERRKLTRWSDVATALPKSGIVASAEERRREMDECYAYMSKLWNERVNSAPRNDLLSLMAHNDATRFMDPDNLMGNIILLIVGGNDTTRNTMTGSVLALNENPEQYDRLRANPELIDSMVPEVIRWQTPLAHMRRTALQDTEVGGKHIKKGDRVVMWYVSGNRDEEMFERPNEFIIDRPRPRTHLSFGFGIHRCVGMRLAELQLKIVWEEMLKRFDRIEVVGEPKRIYSSFIKGYESLPVRIPG, translated from the coding sequence ATGAACATCCAAGCGCCGGTTCAAGTGGACAAGGCCGAACGCATGCGCAGGGCTCGCGAAGAGGCCTATGCGACCCCGCTGGCGCAGTTCCACCCGGGCGCGCCCAGACTGTTCCAGGACGACACCTTGTGGCCGTGGTTCGAACGGCTGCGCAAGGAAGAGCCGGTGCATTACTGCACCAACGCGCCGATCGAACCGTACTGGTCGGTGGTGAAGTACGACGACATCATGCATGTCGACACCAACCACGGCCTGTTCTCCTCTGACTCGACGCTCGGCGGCATCGGGATCCGCGACGTGCCGGAAGGTTACGACTGGCCGAGCTTCATCGCCATGGACCAGCCGCGTCATTCGTCGCAGCGCAAGACGGTGTCGCCGATGTTCACGCCGACTCATCTGGACGAACTGGCAAAACTGATCCGCCAGCGTTCGCAGACCGTACTAGACAATCTGCCGCGCAACGAGACCTTCAATTTCGTCGAGCGCGTCTCGATCGAGTTGACGACGCAGATGCTGGCCACCCTGTTCGACTTCCCCTGGGAGGAACGGCGCAAGCTGACGCGCTGGTCCGATGTCGCGACCGCGCTGCCCAAGAGCGGCATCGTGGCCTCGGCCGAAGAGCGCCGCCGCGAGATGGACGAATGCTACGCCTACATGTCCAAGCTCTGGAACGAGCGCGTCAATTCCGCGCCGCGCAACGATCTGCTGTCGCTGATGGCGCACAACGACGCCACGCGGTTCATGGATCCCGACAATCTCATGGGCAACATCATCCTGCTCATCGTCGGCGGCAACGACACCACGCGCAATACCATGACGGGCTCGGTGCTGGCGCTGAACGAGAACCCGGAGCAGTACGACAGGCTGCGCGCCAACCCGGAACTGATCGATTCCATGGTGCCCGAAGTGATCCGCTGGCAGACCCCGCTCGCGCATATGCGGCGCACCGCGCTGCAGGACACCGAAGTTGGCGGCAAGCACATCAAGAAGGGCGACCGCGTCGTGATGTGGTACGTCTCCGGCAACCGCGACGAGGAGATGTTCGAGAGGCCGAACGAGTTCATCATCGATCGGCCGCGGCCGCGCACCCACCTCTCCTTCGGCTTCGGCATCCACCGCTGCGTCGGCATGCGCCTCGCCGAGCTCCAGCTCAAGATCGTCTGGGAAGAGATGCTGAAGCGCTTCGACCGCATCGAGGTGGTCGGCGAGCCCAAGCGGATCTATTCGAGCTTCATCAAGGGATACGAGTCGTTGCCGGTGAGAATCCCGGGGTAG
- a CDS encoding LysR substrate-binding domain-containing protein: MDFRQLRTFSCVAELGSLSKASDTLRVAQPALSRQIKLLEHELRTELFTRNGRGMVLTDAGRLLLARTSGIVRQIDQIRDDIQSSKGPPSGQVVLGLVPTVSCVLSARFARRCVEKFPGISLRIVESYSGHLVEWLHRGEMDLAILYGRSADLHLNVESLGRDNIVAVGPRGCGLARKKSVDVGWLLRQRLVLPSHSHGLRALIEHAAAQRKIKLNVQLEADSFRVLTSLVEEGLGFALLPPSSVRGEVADGRLETALVSKPMTRELIFASPIDRPVSTASVAVTALLREEVAACRKDGVWDIKLS; the protein is encoded by the coding sequence ATGGATTTCCGTCAGCTCAGGACCTTCAGTTGCGTGGCGGAGCTCGGCAGCCTCTCCAAGGCGTCCGACACGTTGCGCGTGGCGCAGCCGGCGCTCTCCCGGCAGATCAAGCTGCTGGAACACGAGCTGCGCACCGAATTGTTCACCCGTAACGGCCGCGGCATGGTGCTCACGGATGCCGGCCGCCTCTTGCTGGCGCGCACCTCCGGCATCGTGCGGCAGATCGACCAGATCCGCGACGACATCCAGTCGTCCAAGGGGCCGCCGTCCGGCCAGGTCGTGCTCGGCCTGGTCCCGACCGTGAGCTGCGTGCTGTCGGCGCGCTTCGCGCGGCGCTGCGTCGAAAAGTTTCCCGGCATTTCGCTGCGCATCGTCGAGAGCTACAGCGGCCATCTCGTCGAATGGCTGCATCGCGGCGAGATGGATCTCGCCATCCTCTACGGCCGCTCCGCCGATCTGCATCTCAACGTGGAGAGCCTCGGTCGCGACAACATCGTCGCGGTGGGTCCGCGCGGCTGCGGCCTCGCGCGCAAGAAGAGCGTCGATGTCGGCTGGCTGCTGCGGCAACGGTTGGTGCTGCCCAGTCATTCCCACGGCCTCCGTGCGCTGATCGAGCACGCGGCGGCGCAACGCAAGATCAAGCTCAACGTCCAGCTCGAAGCGGATTCGTTCCGCGTGCTCACGAGCCTCGTCGAGGAAGGCCTCGGCTTCGCGCTGCTGCCGCCATCATCCGTCCGCGGCGAGGTCGCGGACGGGCGGCTGGAAACCGCTCTCGTCTCGAAGCCGATGACGCGCGAGCTCATATTCGCCTCTCCGATCGACCGTCCGGTCTCGACGGCCTCGGTTGCCGTCACCGCCCTCCTGCGCGAGGAGGTCGCCGCCTGCCGCAAGGACGGCGTGTGGGACATCAAGTTGAGTTAG
- a CDS encoding acyl-CoA dehydrogenase family protein, whose amino-acid sequence MSEEHHTEDHADIREAVAKLCAQFPGEYWRKLDREMAYPKAFVEALTEAGYLSVLIPEEYGGAGLKLSAAAAILEEIQRAGCNGGGCHAQMYTMGTVLRHGNDEQKAKYLPKVASGELRLQAFGVTEPTSGTDTTSLKTFARKDGNAGYVVNGQKIWTSRAEHSDLMLLLARTTPKDQVKKRTDGLSVFIVDMREAKNNGLEIRPIRTMMNHATTEVFFTDMKVPAENLIGEEGKGFRYILSGMNAERILIAAECVGDAKWFIAKATNYAKERSVFGRPIGQNQGIQFPIAKAYAAMRAAELMVKEATRKYEAGLDCGAEANMAKMLAADASWEAANACVQTHGGFGFAEEYDVERKFRETRLYQVAPISTNLVLSFIAEHVLGMPRSY is encoded by the coding sequence ATGAGTGAAGAACACCACACCGAAGATCACGCCGACATCCGCGAGGCCGTTGCAAAGCTGTGCGCGCAGTTTCCCGGCGAATACTGGCGCAAGCTCGACCGTGAGATGGCCTACCCCAAGGCCTTCGTCGAGGCGCTGACCGAGGCCGGTTATCTCTCGGTGCTGATCCCCGAGGAATATGGCGGCGCAGGCCTGAAGCTTTCTGCGGCCGCGGCGATCCTCGAAGAGATCCAGCGCGCGGGCTGCAACGGCGGCGGCTGCCACGCCCAGATGTACACGATGGGCACCGTGCTGCGGCACGGCAATGACGAGCAGAAGGCAAAATATCTTCCGAAGGTGGCGAGCGGCGAATTGCGGCTGCAGGCCTTCGGCGTCACCGAGCCGACCAGCGGCACCGACACCACCTCGCTGAAGACCTTCGCCCGCAAGGACGGCAATGCCGGCTACGTCGTCAACGGCCAGAAAATCTGGACCAGCCGCGCCGAGCATTCCGACCTGATGCTCCTGCTGGCGCGCACCACGCCGAAGGACCAGGTCAAGAAGCGCACCGACGGTCTTTCCGTGTTCATTGTCGACATGCGCGAGGCCAAGAACAACGGCCTCGAGATCCGCCCGATCCGCACCATGATGAACCACGCCACCACCGAAGTGTTCTTCACCGACATGAAGGTGCCGGCGGAAAATCTGATCGGCGAGGAAGGCAAGGGCTTTCGCTACATCCTCTCCGGCATGAATGCCGAACGGATCCTGATCGCGGCCGAATGCGTCGGCGATGCCAAATGGTTCATCGCCAAGGCCACCAACTACGCCAAGGAGCGCAGCGTTTTCGGCCGGCCGATCGGCCAGAATCAAGGCATCCAGTTCCCGATCGCCAAAGCCTATGCGGCGATGCGTGCGGCCGAATTGATGGTGAAGGAAGCCACGCGCAAATACGAGGCCGGGCTCGACTGCGGCGCGGAGGCCAACATGGCAAAAATGCTCGCGGCCGATGCATCGTGGGAAGCGGCGAATGCCTGCGTCCAGACCCATGGCGGCTTTGGATTTGCCGAGGAGTACGACGTCGAGCGCAAATTCCGCGAGACGCGGCTCTATCAGGTGGCGCCGATCTCGACCAACCTCGTGCTGTCCTTCATCGCCGAGCATGTGCTCGGCATGCCCCGCTCGTACTGA
- a CDS encoding CaiB/BaiF CoA-transferase family protein, protein MGALDGIRVIAVEQAVAAPFCSSRLADAGAEVIKIERPEGDFARGYDAAAKGQSSYFVWLNRGKQSAVVDLATKEGCAELEKLIASADVLIQNLKPGSMDKLGFSRERLLKDYPRLISCTITGYGDDGPYAHRKAYDLLIQAESGLASITGNPDGASRVGMSIVDVATGATAHAAILEALIGRGRTGKGADIRISMFDVMADWCTVPLLNSEAGNPPKRMGLRHPSIAPYGVFTSSDGKDILISIQSEREWKTLCAKVLDQPDLPADPRVANMVERVRNRDFTDKTVADAFAKMTRDELLKRLSDADIAFAEVNTMADLAKHPHLRRIEVDTPQGPVSYPAPAPIIVGETRSYGAVPAIGERPAKKS, encoded by the coding sequence ATGGGAGCTCTTGACGGGATCAGGGTGATTGCGGTCGAGCAGGCGGTGGCGGCCCCGTTCTGCTCGTCGCGGCTGGCGGATGCCGGCGCGGAAGTCATCAAGATCGAGCGGCCCGAAGGCGATTTCGCCCGCGGCTATGACGCGGCCGCCAAGGGCCAGAGCAGCTATTTCGTGTGGCTGAACCGCGGCAAGCAATCGGCGGTGGTCGATCTCGCCACCAAGGAAGGCTGCGCTGAGCTGGAAAAACTGATCGCGAGCGCCGACGTGCTGATCCAGAATCTCAAGCCGGGCTCGATGGACAAGCTCGGCTTTTCGCGCGAGCGGCTGCTGAAGGATTATCCCAGGCTGATCTCGTGCACGATCACCGGCTATGGCGACGACGGCCCCTATGCGCACCGCAAGGCCTATGATCTGCTGATCCAGGCCGAGAGCGGCCTTGCCTCGATCACCGGCAATCCCGACGGTGCCTCACGGGTCGGCATGTCGATCGTCGACGTCGCGACCGGCGCGACCGCGCATGCGGCGATTTTGGAAGCCCTGATCGGACGCGGGCGTACCGGCAAGGGCGCCGACATCCGCATCTCCATGTTCGACGTGATGGCGGACTGGTGTACCGTGCCGCTGCTCAACTCGGAAGCCGGCAATCCGCCCAAGCGCATGGGGCTGCGCCATCCCTCGATCGCACCCTATGGCGTGTTCACGTCCAGCGACGGCAAGGACATCCTGATCTCGATCCAGAGCGAGCGCGAGTGGAAGACGCTCTGCGCAAAGGTGCTGGACCAGCCGGATCTGCCTGCCGATCCGCGCGTTGCCAACATGGTCGAGCGCGTGCGCAACCGCGATTTCACCGACAAGACGGTCGCGGATGCCTTCGCCAAGATGACGCGCGACGAGCTGCTCAAGCGGCTGTCCGATGCCGACATCGCCTTTGCCGAGGTCAACACCATGGCAGACCTCGCCAAGCATCCGCATCTGCGCCGCATCGAGGTCGACACACCGCAGGGGCCCGTCAGCTATCCCGCGCCGGCGCCGATCATTGTCGGCGAAACGCGCAGCTATGGTGCCGTGCCGGCGATCGGCGAAAGACCGGCCAAAAAATCGTAA
- a CDS encoding MaoC family dehydratase N-terminal domain-containing protein translates to MTEKLDIDHLRQWIGRSEEATDTVTAQLVKSLRATLFQEVGSPKAGDAAPFTVHWCLAQPVFPMSMLGPDGHPTRGGFLPPVPLPRRMWAGGEIEFLQPLRVGDESTRTSRIANVQVKTGSTGTLCFVSVEHSISCPRGVAIRERQDIVYREMTTTPAPAKAPPPPPKAQHRETHVSDPVLLFRYSALTFNGHRIHYDRDYVTKVEGYPGLIFHGPLQAALIIEMAAKLHGGKAPKKFSYRGVQPLFEGSEFSINANETADGMELWTANAEGQPTMKGTAVW, encoded by the coding sequence ATGACCGAGAAGCTCGACATCGATCATCTCAGGCAATGGATCGGCCGCAGCGAAGAGGCCACCGACACCGTCACTGCGCAGCTCGTGAAGAGTTTGCGCGCGACGCTGTTCCAGGAGGTCGGTTCGCCCAAGGCCGGCGATGCGGCGCCGTTTACGGTGCATTGGTGCCTGGCCCAGCCGGTGTTTCCGATGTCGATGCTCGGCCCTGACGGCCACCCCACCCGCGGCGGCTTCCTGCCGCCCGTGCCGCTGCCGCGCCGGATGTGGGCCGGCGGCGAGATCGAGTTCCTGCAGCCGCTACGCGTCGGCGATGAATCGACGCGGACCTCGCGCATCGCGAACGTGCAGGTGAAGACCGGCTCGACCGGCACGCTGTGCTTCGTCTCGGTCGAGCACAGCATCTCTTGCCCACGCGGCGTCGCCATCCGCGAGCGGCAGGACATCGTCTATCGCGAGATGACGACGACGCCCGCGCCGGCAAAGGCCCCGCCTCCGCCGCCCAAGGCGCAGCATCGCGAGACGCATGTCTCCGATCCCGTGCTGCTGTTTCGATATTCCGCGCTGACCTTCAACGGTCACCGCATCCATTACGACCGCGACTACGTCACCAAGGTCGAGGGCTATCCGGGCCTGATCTTCCACGGGCCGTTGCAGGCGGCGCTGATCATCGAGATGGCGGCGAAGCTGCACGGCGGCAAGGCGCCGAAGAAGTTTTCGTATCGCGGGGTGCAGCCGCTGTTCGAGGGCTCGGAGTTCTCCATCAACGCCAACGAGACCGCTGATGGCATGGAGCTGTGGACCGCGAACGCGGAAGGGCAGCCGACGATGAAGGGGACGGCGGTGTGGTGA